The following are encoded in a window of Armatimonadota bacterium genomic DNA:
- a CDS encoding Crp/Fnr family transcriptional regulator, with translation MPQAPERPTNIAALRSSTLFNSLTGEDLDELATVSHMAYAERGETIWMRGNEVDFYGLVGVGFVKMVQSLANGHEVTSEIMGPGQIFGLLGTVEGTGCPLESRAVCNMWYLKIPKADFMPIFDGRIEFKNQLLRRTTNRLRQTMDMMAKMSTGKVDERIALILMLLSESYGKESEKGVTIQVPLTRQDIGEMAGTTVESTIRVMSRWQKNGIIESDHRFVTILDVRVLEEYLR, from the coding sequence GTGCCACAAGCTCCCGAAAGGCCGACGAACATCGCGGCCCTCAGGTCCAGCACGCTCTTCAATTCCTTGACGGGCGAAGACTTGGACGAGCTGGCGACGGTGTCGCACATGGCGTACGCCGAGCGTGGGGAAACGATCTGGATGCGCGGGAACGAGGTCGACTTTTACGGGCTGGTCGGCGTGGGTTTCGTCAAGATGGTGCAGAGCCTGGCGAACGGCCACGAGGTGACGTCCGAGATCATGGGGCCGGGCCAGATATTTGGCCTTCTCGGCACGGTCGAGGGAACCGGATGTCCGCTGGAGTCGAGGGCGGTCTGCAACATGTGGTACCTCAAGATCCCGAAGGCCGACTTCATGCCAATTTTTGACGGCCGCATAGAGTTCAAGAACCAGCTTTTGCGCCGCACGACCAACAGGCTGCGGCAGACGATGGACATGATGGCCAAGATGTCTACGGGCAAGGTCGACGAGCGCATCGCGCTCATTCTCATGCTGCTCAGCGAGTCGTACGGCAAGGAGTCTGAGAAAGGTGTGACGATTCAGGTGCCCCTGACGAGGCAGGACATCGGCGAGATGGCGGGAACCACCGTTGAGTCGACGATCCGTGTGATGAGCCGGTGGCAGAAGAACGGGATCATCGAAAGCGATCACCGGTTCGTTACAATTCTGGATGTGCGTGTGCTCGAGGAGTACTTAAGGTAG